In Desulfotomaculum sp., a genomic segment contains:
- a CDS encoding MarR family transcriptional regulator, whose amino-acid sequence MVDNLTNELIRFISSFTSWESSVVRSGDLTVSEVHAMEILGQCGEINMKNLAQRLGVTTGTTTVTVDRLERKDYARRNHIREDRRVHLISLTDKGIKAFKEHHKFHLELTNQILSTISEEEASQLLVILQKINNEIL is encoded by the coding sequence ATGGTTGACAATCTTACAAATGAACTAATCCGCTTTATAAGCAGTTTTACTTCATGGGAATCGTCAGTAGTCCGGTCCGGCGATTTAACCGTTTCTGAAGTTCATGCAATGGAGATACTTGGCCAGTGCGGTGAAATAAACATGAAGAATCTTGCCCAAAGATTGGGTGTAACAACAGGAACTACAACAGTAACGGTAGATAGGCTCGAAAGAAAGGACTACGCCAGAAGAAACCACATCCGTGAAGACCGGCGGGTACATCTGATCAGCCTGACTGATAAAGGAATAAAGGCGTTCAAGGAGCATCATAAGTTTCACCTTGAGCTGACCAACCAGATACTTTCAACAATATCAGAAGAGGAGGCCAGCCAGTTACTGGTCATTCTTCAGAAAATAAACAATGAGATCTTATAA
- a CDS encoding ferrous iron transport protein A, whose protein sequence is MHVGDRGQISGFSTYEPKKIRKLMSLGIYPGLLIRLLQVFPAYVFQVGFTQIAVDREIAQEIQVTPSAGQS, encoded by the coding sequence TTGCATGTTGGAGATCGGGGACAGATTTCGGGTTTTTCAACATACGAGCCGAAGAAAATCAGAAAACTTATGTCGTTGGGGATTTACCCCGGTTTGCTGATTCGCCTGCTGCAAGTATTCCCCGCATACGTTTTTCAGGTCGGGTTTACCCAGATTGCGGTTGACCGGGAAATCGCCCAGGAGATTCAAGTAACTCCGTCCGCTGGTCAGTCTTGA
- a CDS encoding transposase, which produces MARKQRVHFVGATYHVIARGNNLENIFREEEDKKEYANLLVKYKDRLGFDLLAYVLMDNHFHLLIQVDQSPLMKIMQGLQQTYTQYFNRKYHRVGHVFQQRYKAFLCGNDAYLITLICYIHQNPCRANIDEGLDYTWSSHRDYVKGWGSLVKPQLVLKLLNEDIEKAIQLYKETFAKVQEYPIPSAQPIEKNFSLEDNKTGETENKFDQALLTTTKMSFEDLVTQILNETDVSRELLLGPCRIRSVVAARNQLIYRAVKFEICTRAELARWLQLDPTRITRVCQETDLDFCRQ; this is translated from the coding sequence ATGGCAAGAAAACAGCGAGTTCATTTTGTGGGAGCAACTTACCATGTAATAGCCCGTGGTAACAATCTTGAGAATATTTTTAGGGAAGAAGAAGACAAGAAAGAATACGCAAACTTACTCGTAAAATACAAAGATAGGTTAGGATTTGACCTGCTGGCGTATGTATTAATGGACAACCATTTTCATTTACTGATACAGGTTGATCAATCTCCATTAATGAAAATTATGCAGGGATTACAACAAACTTATACTCAATATTTCAACCGGAAATATCACCGTGTTGGCCATGTATTTCAACAACGATACAAGGCGTTCCTTTGCGGGAACGATGCCTATCTAATCACTTTAATATGTTATATTCACCAAAATCCGTGCCGGGCAAACATAGATGAAGGATTAGATTATACATGGAGCAGTCACCGGGATTATGTAAAAGGATGGGGAAGTCTAGTTAAACCACAATTGGTTTTAAAGCTGTTAAATGAAGATATTGAGAAAGCCATCCAGTTATATAAAGAAACATTTGCTAAAGTCCAAGAATATCCCATACCTTCAGCGCAACCTATTGAAAAGAACTTTTCTTTAGAAGATAATAAAACAGGAGAGACTGAAAATAAATTTGATCAAGCACTGTTAACAACAACAAAGATGAGTTTTGAAGATCTTGTTACACAAATACTGAATGAGACAGATGTTTCAAGGGAACTTTTACTGGGACCTTGCCGCATTCGGAGTGTTGTAGCTGCTCGCAATCAATTGATTTACCGTGCAGTAAAATTTGAAATCTGTACAAGAGCGGAACTGGCCAGATGGCTGCAACTTGATCCTACCCGTATTACCCGTGTCTGCCAGGAAACTGATTTAGACTTTTGCAGACAATAA
- a CDS encoding DNA-binding response regulator: MIPIKLMIVDDHAMIRVGLATMLSDCKDISIIGSCSSSQEAEQMLLNQNADVILMDIKMPDISGIEAAKEILRKKSLIKIVFLTVFEDAEFVRLALQSGANGYILKHVSRDKLIETIKRVHQGETVIDPAVLHQIINDYAKTPGNNEQNSAHQRAELTPREHEILQYLTRGLTNKEISTETHLAVDTVKTHLHNIFRKLGVKNRAQAIAQISKTKDNQAVNGSL, encoded by the coding sequence TTGATACCAATTAAGTTGATGATCGTAGATGATCATGCGATGATCCGTGTCGGCCTGGCAACAATGCTGAGTGATTGCAAGGATATTTCCATTATCGGCAGCTGCTCCAGCAGCCAGGAAGCCGAACAGATGCTCCTTAACCAGAACGCCGATGTTATCCTGATGGACATAAAGATGCCGGACATCAGCGGTATTGAGGCCGCCAAGGAAATTCTGCGCAAAAAATCTCTGATTAAGATCGTCTTTCTGACTGTTTTTGAGGACGCCGAATTTGTGCGGCTGGCCCTGCAGTCCGGCGCCAATGGATATATCTTAAAGCATGTCTCCCGGGACAAACTCATTGAAACGATCAAGCGGGTACATCAGGGTGAGACCGTGATTGACCCGGCGGTACTGCACCAGATTATCAACGACTATGCAAAAACACCCGGAAATAATGAACAAAATTCAGCTCACCAGCGGGCCGAGCTTACACCCAGGGAACACGAAATTCTCCAATACCTGACCAGAGGCCTGACTAACAAAGAAATATCCACAGAGACACACCTGGCTGTCGATACCGTAAAAACCCACCTCCATAATATTTTTAGAAAATTGGGGGTAAAAAACCGGGCACAGGCCATTGCCCAAATAAGCAAAACCAAGGATAATCAGGCCGTCAACGGCAGTCTTTAG
- a CDS encoding 3-oxoacyl-ACP reductase, with the protein MRLDGKVIVVTGARMGIGEGVAISLAKDGADLCLVSRKISEEDAIVKACKDLGRKVIAVKADVGKRSEVQAMVDQTMSTFGKIDGLFNNAGISKPAMLLKMSEEVWDDIIRINLTGTFYCIQAVANTMLERKTGSIINVTSSAGLMGTIGQVNYTAAKGGVHALTKSAAKELARYNIRVNCISPMAETDMTKVIATDPRFKDKYLERIPLGRWAPPEEIGPVVSFLASEESSYVTGQTICVDGGMVML; encoded by the coding sequence GTGCGCTTAGATGGAAAAGTAATTGTTGTAACCGGAGCAAGAATGGGTATTGGCGAAGGAGTAGCTATTTCTTTAGCCAAAGATGGAGCAGATCTGTGCCTGGTCAGCCGGAAAATTTCCGAAGAAGACGCTATTGTAAAAGCGTGCAAGGACCTTGGACGCAAGGTCATAGCTGTCAAGGCTGACGTAGGCAAGCGCTCCGAGGTGCAGGCTATGGTTGACCAGACAATGAGCACCTTCGGGAAGATCGACGGCTTGTTCAACAATGCGGGAATAAGCAAGCCGGCCATGCTTCTTAAGATGTCCGAAGAAGTATGGGATGATATTATCCGGATCAATCTCACGGGGACTTTTTACTGCATTCAGGCCGTAGCCAACACAATGCTGGAAAGGAAGACCGGTTCCATTATCAACGTTACTTCCTCAGCCGGCTTGATGGGCACAATAGGACAGGTAAATTATACAGCAGCAAAGGGAGGGGTACACGCTTTAACCAAATCTGCAGCTAAGGAACTAGCCCGGTACAACATCCGGGTGAACTGCATCTCCCCAATGGCGGAGACTGATATGACCAAGGTAATCGCTACCGATCCCCGTTTTAAAGACAAGTACCTGGAGCGCATTCCGCTGGGAAGGTGGGCGCCGCCTGAGGAGATTGGACCAGTTGTGTCATTCTTAGCCTCTGAGGAATCATCAT